In Triticum aestivum cultivar Chinese Spring chromosome 5B, IWGSC CS RefSeq v2.1, whole genome shotgun sequence, the following proteins share a genomic window:
- the LOC123112824 gene encoding probable inactive purple acid phosphatase 29, translating into MARLALRRFPPPMLLLLLALFLVAAAAAGKGKKRGGGGLRFRREGGTFKVLQVADMHYADGRSTACEDVLPEQVAGCSDLNTTAFLYRVIRAEDPDLVVFTGDNIYGADSTDAAKSMDAAIAPAIAMNLPWAAGIGNHDQEGTLSREGVMRHLVGMKNTLSRFNPEGVEIDGFGNYNLEVGGVEGTLLANKSVLNMYFLDSGDYSTVPSIPGYGWIKASQEAWFQKTSSSLQKNYTSQQPSQKEPAPALAYFHIPLPEFSSFTESNFTGVKQEGISSPSINSGFFTTMVEAGDVKAAFIGHDHINDFCGKLTGIQLCYAGGFGYHAYGKAGWSRRARVVSVQLEKTVTGEWQDVKSIKTWKRLDDQHLTTIDSEVLWNKGSNGRGRKDHDRS; encoded by the exons ATGGCCCGCCTCGCTCTCCGGCGCTTTCCGCCGCCGATGCTTCTCCTTCTCCTCGCCCTCTTCctcgtcgcggcggcggcggcagggaagggaaagaagaggggcggcggcgggctgCGGTTCCGGCGGGAGGGCGGCACGTTCAAGGTGCTGCAGGTGGCGGACATGCACTACGCGGACGGGCGGAGCACCGCGTGCGAGGACGTGCTGCCCGAGCAGGTCGCCGGCTGCTCCGACCTCAACACCACCGCCTTCCTCTACCGCGTCATCCGCGCCGAGGACCCAGACCTCGTCGTCTTCACAG GTGATAACATCTACGGCGCGGATTCAACCGATGCGGCCAAATCGATGGACGCGGCGATCGCTCCAGCCATCGCCATGAACCTTCCCTGGGCTGCTGGGATTGGTAACCATGACCAGGAGGGTACCCTGTCACGGGAGGGCGTGATGCGACACCTTGTGGGCATGAAGAACACTCTTTCACGCTTCAATCCTGAAGGAGTAGAAATCGATGGCTTCGGCAATTATAATCTGGAAGTTGGTGGGGTTGAAGGAACACTGCTGGCTAACAAATCAGTGCTCAACATGTATTTTCTTGACAGTGGTGACTATTCTACCGTGCCATCCATCCCTGGTTACGGTTGGATCAAGGCTTCCCAGGAAGCTTGGTTCCAGAAAACGTCTTCGAGTCTCCAG AAAAACTACACGAGTCAACAACCCAGCCAGAAGGAGCCAGCACCTGCTCTTGCATACTTCCACATTCCATTGCCGGAGTTCAGCAGTTTCACAGAATCCAATTTCACAGGAGTGAAGCAGGAGGGTATCAGCTCACCATCAATCAACTCAGGCTTCTTTACCACCATGGTGGAAGCCGGAGATGTGAAGGCTGCCTTTATAGGACATGATCACATAAATGACTTCTGTGGGAAGCTCACTGGAATTCAGCTGTGCTACGCCGGTGGGTTCGGTTACCACGCGTATGGGAAGGCCGGGTGGTCGAGGAGAGCAAGGGTGGTGTCTGTGCAGCTTGAGAAGACAGTGACCGGCGAGTGGCAAGACGTAAAGTCTATCAAGACATGGAAGAGGCTTGACGATCAACACCTCACCACGATTGACTCCGAGGTCCTGTGGAACAAAGGCTCTAATG GGAGGGGCAGGAAGGATCATGACAGAAGCTGA
- the LOC123116647 gene encoding probable inactive purple acid phosphatase 29, which yields MARLGLRRFLPPMLLLVLFVAVEAAGKGDGGLRFRRENGTFKVLQVADMHYADGRSTQCRDVLPAQRPACSDLNTTAFLYRLLRAEDPDLVVFTGDNIFGEDSTDAAKSMDAAIAPAIAMKLPWAAVLGNHDQEGTLSREGVMRHLVGMKNTLARFNPQGVEIDGYGNYNLEVAGVKGTLLANKSVLNLYFLDSGDYSTVPSIHGYGWIKASQEAWFKQTSSSLQQNYTGGQPRQKEPAPGLAYFHIPLPEFNNFTASNFTGVKQENGISSALINSGFFNTMVEAGDVKAAFVGHDHLNDFCGKLAGIQLCYAGGFGYHAYGMAGWSRRARVVSVQLEKAASGEWQGVKSINTWKRLDDQHLTTIDSEVLWNRSSNS from the exons ATGGCCCGCCTCGGCCTCCGGCGATTTCTGCCGCCGatgctcctcctcgtcctcttcgtcgcggtggaggcggcggggaAGGGCGACGGCGGGCTGCGGTTTCGGCGGGAGAACGGCACGTTCAAGGTGCTGCAGGTGGCGGACATGCACTACGCGGACGGGCGGAGCACACAGTGCAGGGACGTGCTGCCCGCGCAGCGCCCCGCCTGCTCCGACCTCAACACCACCGCCttcctctaccgcctcctccgcgCCGAGGACCCCGACCTCGTCGTCTTCACCG GTGATAACATTTTTGGCGAGGATTCAACCGATGCGGCCAAGTCGATGGATGCGGCGATCGCTCCGGCCATTGCCATGAAACTTCCCTGGGCTGCTGTGCTCGGCAACCATGACCAAGAGGGTACGCTGTCGCGCGAGGGCGTGATGCGCCACCTTGTAGGCATGAAGAACACCCTTGCACGCTTCAATCCACAAGGAGTAGAAATCGATGGCTACGGAAACTATAATCTGGAGGTTGCAGGGGTTAAAGGAACACTGCTGGCTAACAAATCAGTGCTCAACCTGTATTTTCTTGACAGTGGTGACTATTCTACTGTGCCATCGATTCACGGCTATGGCTGGATCAAGGCTTCACAGGAAGCTTGGTTCAAGCAAACCTCTTCGAGTCTCCAG CAAAACTATACGGGTGGACAACCCAGACAGAAGGAGCCAGCACCTGGTCTTGCTTACTTCCACATTCCCTTGCCGGAGTTCAACAACTTCACGGCATCAAATTTCACAGGAGTAAAGCAGGAGAATGGTATCAGCTCGGCGTTGATCAACTCCGGCTTCTTTAACACCATGGTGGAAGCTGGAGATGTGAAGGCTGCCTTTGTAGGACATGATCACTTAAACGACTTCTGTGGTAAGCTCGCTGGTATTCAGCTGTGCTATGCTGGTGGCTTCGGTTACCATGCGTATGGGATGGCCGGGTGGTCAAGGAGAGCAAGGGTGGTGTCTGTGCAACTTGAGAAGGCAGCGAGCGGCGAGTGGCAAGGCGTGAAGTCTATCAACACATGGAAGAGGCTTGATGATCAACATCTCACCACAATTGACTCTGAGGTGTTATGGAACAGAAGCTCTAATAGTTGA
- the LOC123112826 gene encoding probable inactive purple acid phosphatase 29 has protein sequence MARLGLRRFPPLMLLLLLGLFLDAAAAAGKGKRTGGDGGGRLRFRRESGTFKVLQVADMHYGDGRSTGCEDVLPEQVPGCSDLSTTAFLYRLLRAEDPDLVVFTGDNIFGADSTDAAKSMDAAIAPAIAMNIPWAAVLGNHDQEGTLSREGVMRHLVGMKNTLSRFNPEGVEIDGYGNYNLEVAGVEGTQVANKSVLNLYFLDSGDHSTVWWIPGYGWIKASQQAWFKQTSLSLQKNYRNEEPRQKEPAPALAYFHIPLPEFRSFTASDFTGVKQESISSPSINSGFFTMMVEAGDVKAAFIGHDHINDFCGKLTGIQLCYAGGLGYHAYGKAGWSRRARVVSMQLEKTVSGEWQGVKSIKTWKRLDDQHLTTIDSEVLWNRGSNGRRRKDHDRS, from the exons ATGGCCCGCCTCGGCCTCCGGCGCTTTCCGCCGCtgatgctcctcctcctcctcggcctcttcctcgacgcggcggccgcggcggggaagggaaagaggacgggcggcgacggcggcggcaggctGCGGTTCCGGCGGGAGAGCGGCACGTTCAAGGTGCTGCAGGTGGCGGACATGCACTACGGGGACGGGCGGAGCACCGGGTGCGAGGACGTGCTGCCCGAGCAGGTCCCCGGCTGCTCCGACCTCAGCACCACCGCCttcctctaccgcctcctccgcgCCGAGGACCCCGACCTCGTCGTCTTCACCG GCGATAACATTTTTGGCGCGGATTCAACCGATGCGGCCAAGTCGATGGACGCAGCCATCGCCCCGGCAATCGCCATGAACATTCCCTGGGCTGCTGTGCTCGGTAACCATGACCAGGAGGGCACCCTGTCGCGGGAGGGCGTGATGCGCCACCTTGTAGGCATGAAGAACACCCTGTCACGCTTCAACCCTGAAGGAGTAGAGATCGACGGCTACGGAAATTATAACCTGGAAGTTGCTGGGGTCGAAGGAACACAGGTGGCTAACAAATCAGTGCTCAACCTGTATTTTCTCGACAGTGGTGACCATTCTACTGTATGGTGGATCCCTGGTTATGGTTGGATCAAGGCTTCACAGCAAGCTTGGTTCAAGCAAACCTCTTTGAGTCTGCAG AAAAACTACAGGAATGAAGAACCCAGGCAGAAGGAGCCAGCACCTGCTCTTGCATACTTCCACATTCCATTGCCGGAGTTCAGAAGCTTCACAGCATCCGATTTCACAGGAGTGAAGCAGGAGAGTATCAGCTCGCCATCAATCAACTCCGGTTTCTTTACCATGATGGTGGAAGCCGGAGATGTGAAGGCTGCCTTCATAGGACATGATCACATAAATGACTTCTGCGGGAAGCTCACCGGTATTCAGCTCTGCTATGCCGGTGGGTTAGGTTACCATGCGTACGGGAAGGCGGGGTGGTCCAGGAGAGCAAGAGTGGTGTCTATGCAGCTTGAGAAGACAGTGAGTGGCGAGTGGCAAGGCGTGAAGTCTATCAAGACATGGAAGAGGCTTGATGATCAACACCTCACCACAATCGACTCCGAGGTCCTGTGGAACAGAGGCTCTAATG GAAGGCGCAGGAAGGATCATGACAGAAGCTGA